Proteins encoded in a region of the Ranitomeya imitator isolate aRanImi1 chromosome 9, aRanImi1.pri, whole genome shotgun sequence genome:
- the LOC138649486 gene encoding uncharacterized protein, whose translation MSRAPPQEPPRLLLSPRAPPQEPPRLLLSPWAPPQEYQRLLLSPWAPPQEYPRLLLSPWAPPQEYPRLLLSPGRHHRSPRVFSSPPGRHHRSTRVFSSPPGATTGAPRVFSSPPGATTGAPASSPLPPGATTGAPASSPLPPGATTGAPASSPLPLGATTGAPASSLPPGATTGAPRVFSSPPGRHHRSTRVFSSPPGATTGAPASSPLPPGATTGAPASSPLPPGATTGAPASSPLPRAPPQEHPRLLSPRAPPQEHPRLLLSPRAPPQEPLRRLLSPRAPPQEHPRLLLSPRAPP comes from the coding sequence ATGTCCCGGGCGCCACCACAGGAGCCCCCGCGTCTTCTCCTCTCCCCCCGGGCGCCACCACAGGAGCCCCCGCGTCTTCTCCTCTCCCCCTGGGCGCCACCACAGGAGTACCAGCGTCTTCTCCTCTCCCCCTGGGCGCCACCACAGGAGTACCCGCGTCTTCTCCTCTCCCCCTGGGCGCCACCACAGGAGTACCCGCGTCTTCTCCTCTCCCCCGGGCGCCACCACAGGAGCCCCCGCGTCTTCTCCTCTCCCCCTGGGCGCCACCACAGGAGTACCCGCGTCTTCTCCTCTCCCCCGGGCGCCACCACAGGAGCCCCCCGCGTCTTCTCCTCTCCCCCGGGCGCCACCACAGGAGCACCCGCGTCTTCTCCTCTCCCCCCGGGCGCCACCACAGGAGCACCCGCGTCTTCTCCTCTACCCCCGGGCGCTACCACAGGAGCACCCGCGTCTTCTCCTCTCCCCCTGGGCGCCACCACAGGAGCCCCCGCGTCTTCTCTCCCCCCGGGCGCCACCACAGGAGCCCCCCGCGTCTTCTCCTCTCCCCCCGGGCGCCACCACAGGAGCACCCGCGTCTTCTCCTCTCCCCCGGGCGCCACCACAGGAGCACCCGCGTCTTCTCCTCTCCCCCCGGGCGCCACCACAGGAGCACCCGCGTCTTCTCCTCTCCCCCCGGGCGCCACCACAGGAGCACCTGCGTCTTCTCCTCTCCCCCGGGCGCCACCACAGGAGCACCCGCGTCTTCTCTCCCCCCGGGCGCCACCACAGGAGCACCCGCGTCTTCTCCTTTCCCCCCGGGCGCCACCACAAGAGCCCCTGCGTCGTCTCCTCTCCCCCCGGGCGCCACCACAGGAGCACCCGCGTCTTCTCCTCTCCCCCCGGGCGCCACCATAG